From Scomber scombrus chromosome 9, fScoSco1.1, whole genome shotgun sequence, one genomic window encodes:
- the LOC133985937 gene encoding heterogeneous nuclear ribonucleoprotein A0-like isoform X2 — MTAKLCKLFVGGLNVETTEDGLRAYFEQYGTLSDCVVVMNQQLGRSRCFGFITYSTPEEADAAMAAKPHVVEGNNVELKRAIAREDANNPDILANVKKIFVGGVKDHIEADNLSEYFSQFGVVEKAEIISDKQTGRKRGFGFVFFEDTDSATKAVLTKFHTINGNKVEVKKALTKQEMSTGGRGGGRGRGRGMQSYGGGRGGGYGGGYGGGYNGSGGYGGGYGGGYEEYDTQMGGDYSNGDFGDGYGQQHSSYGAVKGGNYSYRSGAPYNRGGGGGGYGRGGGFGGGY, encoded by the exons CAAACTTTGTAAGCTTTTTGTCGGCGGTCTCAACGTGGAGACGACGGAAGATGGCCTCCGCGCGTATTTCGAGCAGTACGGCACGCTGAGCGACTGCGTTGTGGTGATGAACCAGCAGCTCGGACGGTCCCGCTGCTTCGGCTTCATCACCTACTCGACGCCGGAGGAGGCCGACGCAGCAATGGCGGCTAAGCCACATGTCGTTGAAGGCAACAACGTGGAGCTGAAGAGGGCCATAGCGCGGGAGGACGCCAACAACCCAGACATCCTCGCCAATGTCAAGAAAATCTTCGTCGGTGGAGTGAAAGACCACATCGAGGCGGACAACCTGAGCGAGTACTTCTCTCAGTTCGGCGTGGTGGAGAAGGCCGAGATCATCTCCGACAAGCAGACCGGCAGGAAGAGAGGCTTCGGCTTTGTCTTCTTCGAGGACACCGACTCCGCCACCAAAGCCGTGCTCACCAAGTTTCACACCATCAACGGGAACAAGGTGGAGGTGAAGAAGGCCCTTACCAAGCAGGAGATGTCCACCGGCGGCCGCGGCGGAGGGAGAGGTCGAGGCAGAGGGATGCAGAGCTATGGCGGCGGAAGAGGAGGTG GCTACGGTGGAGGCTATGGAGGTGGCTACAACGGCAGTGGAGGCTACGGGGGGGGTTATGGAGGGGGTTACGAAGAATACGATACCCAGATGGGGGGTGACTACAGTAATGGTGACTTTGGGGACGGCTACGGACAGCAGCACTCCAGCTATGGTGCAGTGAAGGGGGGCAATTACTCCTACAGGAGCGGGGCTCCTTACaaccgaggaggaggaggtggtggctATGGCAGGGGTGGTGGATTTGGAGGTGGCTATTAG
- the LOC133985937 gene encoding heterogeneous nuclear ribonucleoprotein A0-like isoform X1 yields MTAKLCKLFVGGLNVETTEDGLRAYFEQYGTLSDCVVVMNQQLGRSRCFGFITYSTPEEADAAMAAKPHVVEGNNVELKRAIAREDANNPDILANVKKIFVGGVKDHIEADNLSEYFSQFGVVEKAEIISDKQTGRKRGFGFVFFEDTDSATKAVLTKFHTINGNKVEVKKALTKQEMSTGGRGGGRGRGRGMQSYGGGRGGGGGYGGGYGGGGYGGGYGGGYGGGYNGSGGYGGGYGGGYEEYDTQMGGDYSNGDFGDGYGQQHSSYGAVKGGNYSYRSGAPYNRGGGGGGYGRGGGFGGGY; encoded by the coding sequence CAAACTTTGTAAGCTTTTTGTCGGCGGTCTCAACGTGGAGACGACGGAAGATGGCCTCCGCGCGTATTTCGAGCAGTACGGCACGCTGAGCGACTGCGTTGTGGTGATGAACCAGCAGCTCGGACGGTCCCGCTGCTTCGGCTTCATCACCTACTCGACGCCGGAGGAGGCCGACGCAGCAATGGCGGCTAAGCCACATGTCGTTGAAGGCAACAACGTGGAGCTGAAGAGGGCCATAGCGCGGGAGGACGCCAACAACCCAGACATCCTCGCCAATGTCAAGAAAATCTTCGTCGGTGGAGTGAAAGACCACATCGAGGCGGACAACCTGAGCGAGTACTTCTCTCAGTTCGGCGTGGTGGAGAAGGCCGAGATCATCTCCGACAAGCAGACCGGCAGGAAGAGAGGCTTCGGCTTTGTCTTCTTCGAGGACACCGACTCCGCCACCAAAGCCGTGCTCACCAAGTTTCACACCATCAACGGGAACAAGGTGGAGGTGAAGAAGGCCCTTACCAAGCAGGAGATGTCCACCGGCGGCCGCGGCGGAGGGAGAGGTCGAGGCAGAGGGATGCAGAGCTATGGCGGCGGAAGAGGAGGTGGTGGCGGCTATGGAGGAGGCTACGGCGGCGGCGGCTATGGAGGAGGCTACGGTGGAGGCTATGGAGGTGGCTACAACGGCAGTGGAGGCTACGGGGGGGGTTATGGAGGGGGTTACGAAGAATACGATACCCAGATGGGGGGTGACTACAGTAATGGTGACTTTGGGGACGGCTACGGACAGCAGCACTCCAGCTATGGTGCAGTGAAGGGGGGCAATTACTCCTACAGGAGCGGGGCTCCTTACaaccgaggaggaggaggtggtggctATGGCAGGGGTGGTGGATTTGGAGGTGGCTATTAG